The Alicyclobacillus macrosporangiidus CPP55 genome segment CCCCGGTGTGGGTTGCGGCCCAAGCGCAGCATGTATCGCAGATTTTGTGGAACCTGCTTGACAATGCGGTGAAATTCACGCCAGACGGAGGGAACATTGCGGTGGAGGTTGGCCGCCAAGAGGGCAAACCGTTTTTGTCAGTCAAGGACAGCGGCGTAGGGATCCCTGAGGCGGAGATCGATAACATCTTCGAGCGATTTTACCGGGTGGACAAGTCTCGGGATCGAAAAACCGGCGGCAGCGGTCTTGGGTTGGCCATCGTCAAACGGTTGGTCGAACTCTCTGGAGGCTTTGTGCAGGTGGAAAGCAGGGTTGGGCAAGGGTCGACGTTTACGGTCGTCTGGCCGAAGTAAGACCTTCATGCCGTTTGCGGCGCCATGCTGTACGCTTGCTCGTGATACCTTCCCGGTTAGACGCCAACCGGTCACTTGTTCGGCGTGGCGACGATGAGGCGAAACACATCTGACAGCGCAATGCACCGCATTTCCTGAATCGCAAAGCCTGACGTTTGTAAGTTATCCATGGTCCTGCGATTGACGTTGGCTCCCGTCAAGCGGACCGTGAAGGGATTCAGCAGATGAAGTACAAGGGCGATGGGGATATGGTCGCTCAGCATATGTTCAATCATGAGGAGGTGTCCGCTCGGCTTCAGGACCCGGCGGATCTCTCGCAACCCGGCAACGGGATCGGGCACGGAACAGAACACACAGGTCGACACGACGGTGTCGAATGTATTGTCGTCGAACTGTAGGTGTTGCACATCCAATTGCAGCAGCCGTACGTTTGCACGGCATTCTTTGACCCGTTCGTGTGCGAATGACAACATGCGGGGACTGAAGTCAATGGCGGTGACGTTGAGGTCCGCAGGGTAGAATTGGAGGTTGGCACCGGTTCCAACGCCCACTTCGAGCACTTCACCGCATGCACGGCGGATCAACT includes the following:
- a CDS encoding sensor histidine kinase is translated as PVWVAAQAQHVSQILWNLLDNAVKFTPDGGNIAVEVGRQEGKPFLSVKDSGVGIPEAEIDNIFERFYRVDKSRDRKTGGSGLGLAIVKRLVELSGGFVQVESRVGQGSTFTVVWPK
- a CDS encoding class I SAM-dependent methyltransferase, whose protein sequence is MDDTTEKIRRRYDRIAPFFDKMDRMVADKHRAELIRRACGEVLEVGVGTGANLQFYPADLNVTAIDFSPRMLSFAHERVKECRANVRLLQLDVQHLQFDDNTFDTVVSTCVFCSVPDPVAGLREIRRVLKPSGHLLMIEHMLSDHIPIALVLHLLNPFTVRLTGANVNRRTMDNLQTSGFAIQEMRCIALSDVFRLIVATPNK